The Candidatus Cloacimonadaceae bacterium region TGCTGGGAAGGATCATCCGCACAAAACGCAGATCTTCCTCTGAAAAACTAAGGTTTTGGTTGACCGGATCGTTCCAGATGTGGATGACTGGAACTTCCTTGCCGGACAGGGGATTGCGCCAGTTTTCCATGATTTCGCCGGTGCGGTGATCAATATAGAAAGCCGTTTCGCGAGTGAGGAGTTGAAATCCTTCTTCCGCAGGCACCGTTCTGGCGATGTTATATCCCTCGAAGGCAAAGAGTTCCATGCGTTTTTCACCGGGGATCATGCTATAGACCTTTCCCGTCCAGTGAAAGAGAGTAACCCCTCCGGCAGCGTCTCCGCGGACGCGCATAAAGTTATTCAGGTATTCGCGCTCTGGGGATATCTCTCCGGCAAAGAGGAGATTGATGCTCATCAAAGCGGCCATAGAGATCGGGATTAGGACACGGGTCATTGCAAAGCCCTCCCTATTTGAAAGTGAGGCTGTCTTTGAATTGCTCAAAGGTAGCTAACATATCGTCAAATTGCTC contains the following coding sequences:
- a CDS encoding DUF1838 family protein, which produces MTRVLIPISMAALMSINLLFAGEISPEREYLNNFMRVRGDAAGGVTLFHWTGKVYSMIPGEKRMELFAFEGYNIARTVPAEEGFQLLTRETAFYIDHRTGEIMENWRNPLSGKEVPVIHIWNDPVNQNLSFSEEDLRFVRMILPSTDLGDEVAFHLDIFPFYPSPLPRKEYSQFSQSDTYSAAEFFQLFASRNDLENKDLSTVPVKITWTRISPWMPFMRMGDRPGNLVFVCRGRKLPGGFADLPKHIRDFVMKKNPSFSEPPSEYSEPNETSWTYFKKLMEQGLIK